The Vulpes vulpes isolate BD-2025 chromosome 1, VulVul3, whole genome shotgun sequence genome contains the following window.
GCTGGGTTTACAATTGTCACCCCACAGGACTATATATGTTTGCACACTTTAAAAGCTTCTGTCTAAGAATCTGCCTGCCCATTAGCCTAAAAACTAAGTGTTAAATTAGATTTCTCTTTTTGGAACATTGACAAGTCTTGGCACACCCTCAACAATAGGGACACAtcaaaaataattcagattattTAGACAATCACAAAGGTTAGGAGACAACCAAGAATTAGGACAAGGGTGAGAAGGAAAGTTCATATCCTACATATGGCAACTCCATCAACACTGAAAGAAGTAGTTGTTTTGCCAAATATATAGAAAGgcagaaagtcaagcaaaatgaggaaatagaaatatgttCAAAACAAGAGAATAAGataaaactttgagaaaaacTCAATGTTATGGAGataaataatatacatgtaaTGAATTCAATTTGATGGTCATAAAGGTGTCATGCACCttgggagaagaatggatgaatacaGTTGTTAcaggatttattttcctttagtgcCTGTGGTTCTTGATCATGTGGcttcaaagaatgaaaagacagaccAGGTGAAGAGTGATGGGCAGCAAatcaaagtttattgagcaatagtacAAAGCTCTCAAAGAGAGAAGGGACCCAAGAGGGCTGCCACCAGGTTTCTAAGCCTAAGGGGTTTTATAGGCTTTTTGGTGTGGGCTGTTTTAACCTGATTAACTCTCCATATGCCTGTCACTCAATCAGGTCTTTGTCCTTTCATGTGAGAAAGGGTGGatggctccttccagggtggtgtaaaatccttttaagggtgaTTTCCTCTTAGGGCAGGGGACCCTTGTCCCTCCTTGCCTGTCTTTCTTCCAACTCTCCTTCAttacagtgagaacttcaacagaAACAGTAAGTATGAGAAAGTACCAAACACAAGTCACAGAGCTGAAAAATACATGAACTGAAAAGTACACTAGAGAACTTCAACAGTGGACTGGATGAAACAGAAGATGGGGTCTTCAAGGTGTAAGACAAAGCATTGAAATTCACCCAGACAAAGcagcaaacagaaaaatgaatttaaaatggtaAAGATAACTTAAGAACTTATGTGACAACATCAAGCAAAATAATGTTCAAATTAAAGGGGTcccaaaggaggaggagagagaaaggtatagaaaatttatttgaagaaataatggctgaaaagttTCCAAACCTGGGGAAGAAAACACTCATCCAAgtccaggaaggaaaggaagtttcaaatataaaaatctcatGACATCTACACCAAGACACATCATAATTTGAAtgtcaaaagtgaaaaatagagaatataaaaagcaacaaaagaaaagtgATTTGTTATGTACAAGGGAAATCCCATTAGGCTATCAGCAGATTATTCAGCACaaattttgcaggccagatgAGAGTagcatgacatattcaaagtgcagATAGAGGGGCGCCtaagtggcagagtcagttaagtgtccaactcttggtttgggctcaggtcatgaactcagttgtgagtcgagccccacatcagcctcatTGTTCAGCTTGCTTgggtttgtctctccctctctctctctctctttctctctctccctctgcttcacctctctctctgtctctcaaataaataaaccttttttagaaagaaaaataaatgctgcCTGACTGCAGCCTGCCTTTCTTTACAAAGTGCAGAAAGAAAAGCTTCCAACCAAGAgtactctacccagcaaggttatcattcagaattaatAGGGAGATTACGAGTTTTCCAAATAAGCAGCAAAAGGGGTTGATTACCACTAAACTGGCCTTATGTTTAAGGGActtatttaaactaaaaagaaatggcataattaacaagaaaatgtacaaaagtaaaatcttaattgCAAAAGTAATATACAGTATATGTACAGCAAAGGTAGTTGGAtaagtcatttataaaatatcaagacaaaaatagcaaaattgaCTAAAACTACAAGAatcaatgaaaatattcataaaataaaaaggacaatgtGACATCAAAACCATCAAACGTGTGGGGACAGAAGTAAAAATGCAGCATTTTGAAGTATGTTTCCATTTAAGTTACTGGCAACCTAAAACAGACTGTTACATGCAGAGGGTGTTTATGTGACCAACATGGTCACCACAGAATGAAAATTTGTAGTAAATATGCTTAAGAATATGAGAGGGGAATCTAAACATAGCACTAACAAAAGGTATCACACCTTCATTAGTATGATGAgggaagagataaaaagaaaaagaaaaaaaaggaacagatagCAGCTACAAAAagagccaggaaaaaaaatacaaaatggaaatagtatataaatgtaaatggactaaattcttcaatcaaaagacacagagtggtgGAATGGGTAAAAACCAAGGCCCATCTATCCACTGCTTATCGAAGACTATCTTCAGAAACAAGGACATTCACATACTAAATGTGAAAGGACAGACAAAGATGGGCCACGCAATTGTAaattaaaagaatcagaaaatatcaGCTTTAAATGACCCATATATATtggagtgaatggataaagatgccacacaacacacacacacacacacacacacacatacagacaagaatactattcagccattaaaaaatgatgaaatcttgACAGTTGTAATATCATGGACAGATCTTGAAATATTGTGTTACATaatataagagaaagacaaataccacatgatttcacttatatatggaatcaaagcaaaacaaaacaaaacaaaactcagactcatagaaacagagaatagaatagTGTCTGCCCAGGGGAGGTACGTGGAGGTCCAGGAGGGTAGAGGGatggggctgcagggctgggggtggggggaggggctgtggTCCAGCCTACTTctcttctgtcccctccccctccctcaggAGCCCTTTGTGACAAAGCCAAGGCTCTGTGATGTGGCCTGGGCCTCTTGTCCCCAAGTCCACACCCAGGGCTCAGTGGCCTGCCGGCAACAGTGCAACTTGGCACTAACACATTTcagaggagagagatggagaattaCCTCTTCTCTCTGAAAAGCATTACTGCTGGTTGGCTGAGCTTCAGCCCCACTTCTTGGACAATTAAAGccgttttcattttcttgtgtatACTGGGAGTATACACAGTATACTGTATATACTTCTTCCCGTTATTCTCCTACTTCCGGAATGATCCATCCTTACCACCACATAAGAAacacagaagcagcaggaaggTAAGGAATCCTTGGCCCAGACCCAGTAGAGCATGATCCCATCCTcttttctattaatatttctacttttctgaATCACTGGAGAGACTCCTAAGGTAGGAAAGAGCAGTACATGCATTGCCAGGAAGAGAGCAGAACACCATCTGTCTAGGGACAGGCCAGACCAGGAAGAGGTTAGAGGGGCACGAGGATCTCTACCTGACTATCTCAGGCCAGGAGTGCAGGTGTGGTGGAGGGCCCCAGGACAACATTCTCAACACACACCACCAGTGGCCGAGGACGGGATGGCTGAGGGCTCCATCTCTAGCACAGATCAGGCCCCTGAGAACCCGTTCACCAGCCACCTTCCTGGGGCAGGTGTCTCAGGTGAATGTTGCTCTGTCGGGGCTGATCAAGGGCAGCGCTGGGCTCAGGAGGCCCCGGGAAGCAGCTGTAGTGGGGCTCTGACCTCGGGGAGCAGGGTCTTACCTGAAGAAACGCAGATGCTGCAGGTCTGGGGATATGTGTGTTTCTTGAGCAGAGGACCAGTAACAGAGGAATTTCTCACGTAGAAAATCCTTCTGTACattcttcaaagaagaaaaactgaaaacatatttatctactttgaaaatgggtaaaagaaagaaacccatgccccctccccccttaGTTAAATGTAGGAAGTCAcattgtaatgagcactgagcatCTGCAGCTTGCTCCAGAGGGCAAGGAGGGGGTCCCAGTCTCCCCATGTTCTCTCATCTCAGCATCGAGTGGAGCCttggagaaggagcagcaggagccAGAAGAAAGCCCAGACTCTGAAGATTCTGAAAGGTGAGCCTCTGCCCCCGAGCCCTGCGCACCCCAGGTACACCATCCCTCCTGCTCCGAGGGACCAGCCCCACcgtctccaggatcctggggccCGAGTCTGTTCCTCGGGAAACAGAGCCCTGGTGGGGGCTCCTAGGAAGCAGAGCAGAACCCTGACACTTCCCCGATTCTGGGCCAGAACGAAGCCCCAAGGGGCCAGACACGGTGTTGCCCAGCAGGAGCTGCAGGGCCTTGTCAACCTCTAGCTCCAACTGTGGACAAGTTGTCCAACTTTGCTCAGAGTCCTCTGTGAGGTGACCCAGTCCTGTCTCCCCCAACAAGGTCATGAATGGGGATGCACTCTGTATAGGGCAAAGCGATCCCCATCATGAGCTTTGATGTCACTGTGTGGCATGTGGCCCTGGACACTGAAGTTTGGGACTCCTGAGTCTAAACCACAAAGGTCTCCCCTAAAGGGACACTGTTACCCAGCCTCCTCTAAAAGACTGGGGCCCCTGCCTTCATGTCTATGACCCAGTTTTCTGTTTCAAGCTTGCAGAGATTGCCTGCAAGAACTAGAGGAGGTTCAGGACCTGATTTCCCTTCTCCAAAGGTAAAGaatctttcccctttctctgctggATGATTCTCCCAGAGTCTATACTGTGAGCCCAGGGCTGCAAGGACCATGGGGACAGAGTGTGGCTAAAGCCCTGGGGTGAGGGACAGCAGGAGCATTGTGAagtgggtgtgggggtgtggagggcCATGGGGCCTACCCTCCTGGCCACGTCTGCTCCTGGCTGCAGCTCGTGCCTCTTGTCTCTTGCAGCTACCTGGGGAGGCTCCCTGACCAGGGGGCCTTTCATCACCTCCTACATCAAGAAGCCCCTGAGGAGGTGTCCAAAGCAGCACCTGCTAGAACCCACAAGCCAAGGAAGGAGTCTGGGGAAAATGCTGCTCACACCTTGGCCCTATCAGCTTCCCCTGCTCCTCTCCATCACCCTCTACCTCTGGCCTCCACCCTGCCAACAGAACCTCAAGAAGACCAAACTAACTTAAAGAAAATCCTACTGGGCACAATCACAAAGAGCTTACTTCCAGGTAATTCCTCTTTGGCATCTCTCATTCTAGCCGTCTCAGGCCTCAGACATGCCGACTATCCCATTTTATCCTTTTCCTGGTGGTGGGAAAGTACCAAGTCCTTGTTCTTCCCTACCTCATCACAGCACAAATGCCAGCAAGAACACCTGGCCTGCCACCCATCAGAGGCCTCATTCTGGGGTGGCCCTACAAACTGGCAGATAGAGACTCATAAACCCTCATTTGTCACCTCGGATGTCCAGAAGTTGCTGGAGATACTAATCACAAAAAGAGTAGAACTGAAGatttggaaggagaaagaaaaggatggatCAATTGGGAAACAATTGTGCCCAGACAATCACCTGAACTCTTTGGGGACTATGTGGAAGTTACTCAGTGCTGAGCAGACCACCACAACCCCACAATCCTTCTGGAACATGAAAGATGAACCAGAGCAGCTGGCCAGTCCTCAGCAGCTCTCATCCCCCAAAATCTTGGAAGACCCCTTGCAACAGAAATGCAGCCAGCTCTTCTGGGGTCTCCCCTCTCTGCACAGTGAGTCCTTGCTGGCCACTGCTTTGGTCTCTACTCACTCTCCTCAACTACAGGTTCCCTTTCTTTTATTCAATGGGCTCTCTAATTGCTTGCCAGCTCTAATTCAGGATCAAATATCTTCACAGTTATCCCATGTCTCATCCTTGCCCCACCGTGGGATCCAACCCCAACCTTCGACACCAatctggccccagccccaggcgCATCTTGCACCTTCTGTCCCAATCAGACCACCTTCTCTTCCACCTCAGATGAGTGCCTGTGGGGTACCTTGCCCTGCATCCCAGGAAAAGACACAATTCTTCATCCCAACTGAAACTCAACAACTGGAATGGCAATTGTTGCCAAAGCACCAAGAAAGGGGAAGGACTTTACGCGACATGATGAAAAGATATCGGAAGTTCTTTGGCAAAGTCCCTCCCAAGCTTCCCAAGTACAACCAGGCCTCCCAGTCCTACGGGTCAGTTTCCATCATTCATGGGGACTTTATAATCTTTAATATCCAAAAACACCACCATCCAAGGAGGCTCAGCAAGGATAAACACAGAGACAGCCTGCCCCACAGGGTCCAAGTGTCTCTGGAACTGTTGTGGCCTCCCAATGAATTCCCAGGGACAAGTCAGGCACAGGATAACCAGGGATTCTTAAGGCCCTTTGTGTTTAAAGGCAAAAGCAGCCAGACTACACAGAGGACCAAGTCCAGGGACCCTAGAAGTTTCTATAAGAAGAGTCAAACAAGATTCCAACTACAGAATAACTTGGGTAAGGGTCTACAGCAATGTCTGAAGAGAAGCCCAACAGATCTCTCCAGAGATTCAGCCAGCTTCCCAGTAAAGGTTCTAGGAACTGACTCTGAGGAGGAGTTAGAAAGACATTTGATGAGGACCTTGAAGAGTGACCAAGGAAAACACTTAGCCAGGGGCCCAGGTAAGAAACATCTAGAAAAAACCTTAGAGGTTCATTTGTGCAGGAAATTGGGACAGATCAATGAAGGTTTGATCCCTGTGAGCGTGCGTCGATCCTGGTTTATGGCCACTCACAGTTTGCCCAAGTCCCACCTTGGCAGTGAAGGTAGAAATCTGGCACCCTTGAATGATCGGAAACCCTGCATAAATACCTCCCATGAGCTGCCTTTCCTTACTCCTCACACTCGACAGATTTTGGAAGCACACATCATAAGGTTTCGGGTGAGGCATAAGTGGGACCTACCTTCCCAAGCCTTTGAGCCCATAGATCTCAAGCTATGTGAAGCTCAAcccttgccccttcccctgcacccCTCTCCTTGCTCAGCCACCTGTGTATCTGGGACCCACTCAAGAGCCATGTTCTACAAGTTCTTGGGAAAACCTCCTCAGCCCCATCTGGGAGAGGAGATAACAGAAGAGTCCATTCCCACCTCAGAGAGTCCCCAGACTGTCCCCTCATCTGCAAGTGAGGAAATTCAGCAGGCCTCACCTGGTGATGTCCAGGAGCCCTCAGAGGCCCCTTTACCTGGACAGGAAGACAGATCAGCTTCTCAGACCTCCACACTCAGCCTCACAAACAGAATCGTGGAGAGTGAGATTGTTATGGGGGCCAAGAAAGACAACCTGGAGTCAGGTCTAAGTTCAGCAATGGCCAGGAATGAGCTAAAGGACAAGAGTGGGGATCAGGCCTCACAAAACAAGGTAGCAATACTGAAGATGAAGCTCAGGTCCCAGTTTACAAGGGCTGAAGAGGCCAGGGAGGAGACAGAGCCCAAGAAGGCCCCTGCATGGAAAGTCATCTTAAAACCCAGTATGCTGGCCAACAACCAAACCATTTATGTGGATCTGAGGAGATCAGGATCTCCATGCCCTAGTAAAAGCCCCTTACCACCTACAGAGTTGGCTGCCCAAGATTCAAAGGAGACATGCCTTAAAGCAAAGGTTGAGCCCATAGATCTCAAGCTATGTGAAGCTCAAcccttgccccttcccctgcacccCTCTACCTTTCAAGAAAAGGTAGAGTCAGAGGACCAGCCTCAAGGGCCTATCACTGGTGTGCCTCTTCAAGATTCTTCCAGTGACATCTCCCTTCAAGACTCTGGCACTTGCGAGCTTGTCCAAGACCATGATACTAAGGTGCCCCTGCAAGATTCTCCCACTGATGTCGTCCTTACCATAGACACCTTGTCCACACACAAATCATCCTCCTGTTCCCAGAGGGAACATGCCAGTGGAGACACACCAGCTTCCCCAGTGCCACATGACCTTGTATCAAGTGAATTGAGCAGTGAGGTGCAGCAGGAGCTCAGTATACCGAAAGCTGAGGACCCATGTAAGAGCCAGAGTGAGATGACTATCTCCACTGCTGAGACAGAAGACCTGCAGAGTCCCAAATCAGAAGAGCATGAAGAGTGTGCAGAGCCATTGGGAAGCAGCGTTTTCCAAGCTGGTGGGACAGGCCACCCTCCCCATGTCAGAGGAACAGGAGATAGCCTTGGAAGCAAATACCTCCAGCTCATGCCAGAAAGGGGACAGGTTATTCCAGAAAGCCACTTTAGAAAAAGGGTAAGGAACTTTCTGCAGTGTCTTAATCTcaataaaaaaggcaaaggaCTGGAAGATCCCCTTCAAAAGGGCAAGCCTGTGTCAGCAACTGCCCAGAGGGAGGTACCAGTCAGAAGCAGATCAGTTATGGACAGCAGAGCTACTGAAGCTCAGACGATTGTGACAGCTGTGGGACGGGTCCTGGTGGAGAAACTGGGACTTTACCAAGGAATGCGTGCCTCAGACATAAATAGGCACAAAGAATTCCAGGCCCCAGGATGTGGGCACTCTTGCCACCACAAGGTTCTTTCCTCCCCAGAACAGAGGAGAGTGATGAGAGAGACGGCCTCCAAGCAGCAAGCCATCCCCAAGGGCCACAGCTGCCCCAACAGGGCCGAGTGGATCCCAGGCAGGGACAGCAGATGGGAAGGCCCACCCAGAGAGCTGGGGGCCCCAGGCAGACCCAGCCAGCACAGGCTGATGCTGGCAGGTGCCTCAGGTCACGTTCACCATTATCCAACATATAGTCTTCAAAAACGTGTCTCATCCCATCAGGCAGTGTGTGCTCCTCACACCTATCATGGTAGGAAAGCTTTACTTCAAGAAAAAGTTGAGTATATGCAAAGAAAGCCTTTTGTTTCTCATGTTAGCACATCCTCCATGTGCTAATGGCTTCTTTGTACCACGATTTGTATTGCTTcccaaaatatatgttttttttttctcatgagagGTGCTGCCCTCTGTGTGGGCCCTGCTGGGGAAAAGAGAGGGATGGAGTCTGCTCTCCCCAGTGCCTGCTTTGGCTTCCAGAAGGGGGTGAACCCACGGCCTGCCCCCCATGCCCCCCTCATGCCCCTTCCGTTTCCATAGCACCATCCTTATGACCACACACAAAAGAGGAACAAGGCCT
Protein-coding sequences here:
- the LOC112922080 gene encoding spermatogenesis-associated protein 31E1-like, with translation MAEGSISSTDQAPENPFTSHLPGAGVSASSGALEKEQQEPEESPDSEDSESYLGRLPDQGAFHHLLHQEAPEEVSKAAPARTHKPRKESGENAAHTLALSASPAPLHHPLPLASTLPTEPQEDQTNLKKILLGTITKSLLPGNSSLASLILAVSGLRHADYPILSFSWWWESTKSLFFPTSSQHKCQQEHLACHPSEASFWGGPTNWQIETHKPSFVTSDVQKLLEILITKRVELKIWKEKEKDGSIGKQLCPDNHLNSLGTMWKLLSAEQTTTTPQSFWNMKDEPEQLASPQQLSSPKILEDPLQQKCSQLFWGLPSLHSESLLATALVSTHSPQLQVPFLLFNGLSNCLPALIQDQISSQLSHVSSLPHRGIQPQPSTPIWPQPQAHLAPSVPIRPPSLPPQMSACGVPCPASQEKTQFFIPTETQQLEWQLLPKHQERGRTLRDMMKRYRKFFGKVPPKLPKYNQASQSYGSVSIIHGDFIIFNIQKHHHPRRLSKDKHRDSLPHRVQVSLELLWPPNEFPGTSQAQDNQGFLRPFVFKGKSSQTTQRTKSRDPRSFYKKSQTRFQLQNNLGKGLQQCLKRSPTDLSRDSASFPVKVLGTDSEEELERHLMRTLKSDQGKHLARGPGKKHLEKTLEVHLCRKLGQINEGLIPVSVRRSWFMATHSLPKSHLGSEGRNLAPLNDRKPCINTSHELPFLTPHTRQILEAHIIRFRVRHKWDLPSQAFEPIDLKLCEAQPLPLPLHPSPCSATCVSGTHSRAMFYKFLGKPPQPHLGEEITEESIPTSESPQTVPSSASEEIQQASPGDVQEPSEAPLPGQEDRSASQTSTLSLTNRIVESEIVMGAKKDNLESGLSSAMARNELKDKSGDQASQNKVAILKMKLRSQFTRAEEAREETEPKKAPAWKVILKPSMLANNQTIYVDLRRSGSPCPSKSPLPPTELAAQDSKETCLKAKVEPIDLKLCEAQPLPLPLHPSTFQEKVESEDQPQGPITGVPLQDSSSDISLQDSGTCELVQDHDTKVPLQDSPTDVVLTIDTLSTHKSSSCSQREHASGDTPASPVPHDLVSSELSSEVQQELSIPKAEDPCKSQSEMTISTAETEDLQSPKSEEHEECAEPLGSSVFQAGGTGHPPHVRGTGDSLGSKYLQLMPERGQVIPESHFRKRVRNFLQCLNLNKKGKGLEDPLQKGKPVSATAQREVPVRSRSVMDSRATEAQTIVTAVGRVLVEKLGLYQGMRASDINRHKEFQAPGCGHSCHHKVLSSPEQRRVMRETASKQQAIPKGHSCPNRAEWIPGRDSRWEGPPRELGAPGRPSQHRLMLAVGGCCCFFSRDLIQGQARHWIARVTLNVEYLAALKERGENDAHPQYFPKLIKPKGSLRQLRRRAERTMGNVVQSPGITARHSGNGSSGLSSAPVPAQPRLPLSQLRPRPGEVPELSGLGAPDAAHTWGQSAGGGAQRVRGAAGGSFRARGARRAPRSPWAGGVSPVRSGCSVPAGLPAARPVNPPPSAPRSGRAKRVPNVDGRVCGGAAKTRHRWRSLDCQDLACWAAGTSFTERPLGALITGRAEEPGSLARADSSMLTMVSSARDTCRNPRNYRKLTRRTLKSREKMSSPTVDIVSRINFDWTLRDLGHLTSS